The Callithrix jacchus isolate 240 chromosome 7, calJac240_pri, whole genome shotgun sequence DNA window GTGTTACCAAGTCTATGTGTTTTCTGGGTAAAAAGTGTTTAACTAGAGCTTTTATTGAGTATGGATATTATCATTATAGGTAGCCATTAAAAGAATAGGTACAGTATATAAGTTTTCAACAGGgagtttaaaaagaagaataaaatcctaaTCACATGAAGTagacaagaaaggaagaaaaatgcccCAGAGAaatccagaaaaacagaaagtacaaactaagatgttaaaaaaaatatgtaatcacaatgagaataaaaattataggccaggcgttttggctcatacctataatcccagcactgtggcagGCCAACCCAaaaaaattgcttgaggccagaagtcagagaccagcctaggcaacatagtgaaacccccatctctacaaaaaaaaaaaaataaaaattacctgggcatggtggcatgagcttgtagtcccagctacttggaaggctgaggcaagagatggcttgagcccagaaggttgaggctacattaagctatgatcacaccactgcactccagcctgagaccctgtctcccccacctccaaaaaaaagaaaagaaaaagaaatttaaaaagcaaaaagaataaacatgtggttaaaaaaaaaagaaaaagaaatttaaaaagtaaaaagagtaaACACTTGCAGTTAAAAGATAATAATTACTAAACTAGCTATAACCACAACTAAATCTGCTCTATGTCATTTACAAGttgcaaatgaaaaacataaaggTACAGAGAGTTTGAACATGAATGAATAGATTTGTCAGGCAAATACCTGAAAAAAGATCATACAACTGCATGAGTACaagaaaacaagcagaaaacattACACAGTGATAGGCGGTTCAATTTACCAGGACGTTACATACATAATTTTTGTTTACACTTAATAATAAACAGTATCAGAATGTATAAGGCACAATttgcagaagaataaaaagatattGACAAATTTGCCCTCCAAAGATTTTAAAACATCCTTCTTAGTAATTGATGGATGCAAGAGACCAGACAACAGGCTGCAGGCAGAAGATTTGTGCAACACGCTTAACAAGCTCGTTCTAAGGAACATGTATGGTGCATTGTACCCAAACACACATAAACCATCTGTAAACACAGATCACACATCAAGCCGTAAGTCTCAACACGCTTCAAAGCCTCAATTATTATGGAATTGGGTCATTTCAGTATCACACTGGCCAAGATTCCtaagttcaaagaaaatatgaGGCTTAAATGTTCATTCTCTTCCTTGAGGACTGACTGTAAAATCTTAGTTCATGTTCTATCATGTGACAGATTAAGTCACATTTTGTGTAAACGCTACCAAACGCTGTGGTTTGTGTTGCAGTTGGCCTATTACATGGGTCTTTGCCCCAGTGGCAGCATTATACAAGAAATCGTGGAGTTTTTATAAGCGATACAGGATTACTGTCCTATATTGTTGATTAGGTATTATTATTCATAATACATTATTACCCATGTACTCCTTCTCTAGTTCCCAATTTCACCACAGTTTTTCCACTCCTCCAACACAACCAAATACCTCACTAAACATTTcataaagaaacacattttgctGCCTTTCGTGGATCCATCTAAATAATCCTACTCAATTATAGGTAGAACTTGTAAAGACCTTTCAGCCAGACACCAAAGATTGTGTTCCACTTGAGTGAGAATCAGAGTTTAGGATCTTCATGAGAGCCCTCTATTCACGGACTTGCCTGGCTTTGTCATTGCTTTTTTaacatgagtgactccattttgattctgacaactttaaCAACTCTCTTTGCTGACACCTTTCCTGTATCGTCCCAGCGATCTACATAAAAACCATGATTAATCAGGTGTCAGAAAAGCTGTGCTTTGACTGCATCTGACATCAAAGGAACAAAGGCGATGAAAACTGGAGAGAGTTGCTGTTGATGAGATGAACTTTCATGTCAGGCAAATTTATCTTCTATCCTATTTCGAGCATATGCTTCAGAAAAAAGGGCACCTTGTTAGTTTCAATTGctaaatattttggttttaaaactaaatgtttctaattttaaagatTCATTTAGAATGCAGGAGTGTCCAATCTTGTGGCTTCCTTGGACCACACTAGAAGAACTGTTTTGGGCCAAACATAAAATGCACTAACCCCCTCCTATAAAATTGAGAATAACCCCCCTAAAATTGAGAAAATGGAAAGTTTTTGAGTGACAGTTAGTGATGATAGCTAATAAATACccttaaaaattgagaaaatatcttataatgtttttgagagagagtcttgctctgttgctcaggacagagtgcagtggcacaatatcagctcacagcagcctctgcttcctgggttcaagggattctcccatctcagcctctggagctgctgggattacaggggtgcaccaccatgctctgccaaaagctcataatgttttaatttgtgtGGTGCAGTATTCAAAGCAGTCCTGGGTGGTCTGCAGCCCATGAGTTGAGACAGCACGATTTAGAGCTTACTTTTctccaaatattaaaacatagcattaattatcttcctttatttaaaaaaatgtgttattttccaCTCACTTAAGATTTTGAGAAgttttacagttaaaaaaaaaacccacaaaaatacaaaaccaaaagaGCCATGgaaataaaactgagaaaatgtAAAAGGCCTATCAGAAGCCAAATTGAAAGAGAAGAGATGCAGGTACCAAGAACCAGGATAAATTGGGCGTTAAATGTATCTTGGAGGGAAAACATTCCAGgtagaagaatatatatatatgtatatatatgattgcCTTTTCTTGTCCCTACATTTTTATTGACAGAATACTTACAGCATTGTAATAATAAGGCAATTCAAAAAAACTATCtaaataaccattttttaaaatgactgttATTCAagcattaaaaaagcaaaaccaaaacagcatgtgtCCAGGACTCCAATCAATCAAGCAACAGGATCTCAGAGAAAGGGAACAGGCTCTGTTtgtcatgttttctcattttcctctctcGATTTTCCTGAAAATTCTGAAGGTCACAGAGGTAGAGATGGAAAATCTATATAAGGTCACCAAGACTTAAGAAGGCATGGGATGGTGAAAGCTATTTTTAATTACAGAGTTGATATCCAGATAGATTGACCCAATAATTAATCTTTCTAGAAACACTGTCTTCAGgaaaaatgtttaacttttattcatttcatacttctgcacataataaaataaatgaacctAAAACAGCACTTTAGGCACTTGGAAGGGAAGATACATTCCATTTAGGTGAAAATACATAGGAGCGATATGTACATTTGGGCAGATATTCTGAATTCGATTGGGTTAATGGTTAAGGCTGTACTTGACCACGACAGTGAGAAGTTTCCCATCACATTTTATCTGAAATGAACAAGATGTGAAGGACATCTCCTAGCAAAACCTGCACTGGGAGTCAGCGATGCGTCTCCCTCTGGCACACTCACTGTGCCCGTCCCTAGGACACGTTGCCTCTGTTCTTTTGCAACGCTTTCATGAGGTCTGACATGAAATCTTGCTCCCCGCCACCTGCCCCGCCGGGGGGCGCTGGGTTCTCGTGCCTCTTGGGGGGCATAGGAGGCCTTTTGGCGACCGCGAAGGGCAGCCTGGCGGAATTGGGGTCGAGCGCGTGCGGCGgctgcggcagcggcggcggcggcggcggcggcgggggcagCTCTGAGCCTTCGGTTCCAGCACAGGTCGGCGGGAGCGGGGGCACGAAGTCCGGGGGCGGCTCCATGAAGTCCGGGGGGTGGCGGTGGGAGCTCGGGGTGGTCCATGGGTGGCGGCGGTGGAAGGAAGTCGACGGGCGGGGCGAGGAAGCCCCTGCCTCCAGTACCCTTGGCCTTGGGGGTCGTGGCGGGGCTGCTGCTGGTATCCGGAGGACCGCCGCACTGCAGGGGGAGAGGAAGGCTGGACTTGGGGGCCTGTGGGGCCCGAGGCATTCCGGGCTGGTGGTGGTTCCCGAGGGCTGGTTTCTTATCCTGCAATGGGGCAACGgcagctttcatttttttttttaaatttttataatttttaactttttattatttagtgaagacagggtctcactctgtcacccaggctgagtgcagtggcgcgatctgggctcactgcagcctcgatctcccaagctcaagcgagcctcctgcctcagccttccgggtaGCATTTTTCATTCTTGACAACAGAGCCCTGGTGGACAGGACATGCCATGGATATGTGAGGTCTGTGTCTGCCCCCTGGGGAGCCTCTGTCCCTCAGTCACTGAGACTCTTGGTTGTGGATGAGCTCATCCTTGCACTGGAATATGGCAATTATTCTGAATGGCctctaaattaaaaacaatttttaaattttttggctggacatggtggctcatgcttgtaatgtcAGCACTGTGGGAGTCCCGGGCAGGCGGTCTCCAGTAGACTTCACctgttataaatattaatatgtataaattattaaattaccacatagcatattaatatatataaattattgaattaataaatagacatataattatacaatatataataataattttataatgtccTCAGGCAGCTGGattgaatttctctgttttagtgATAATTATCATTCCAAGTTACAGTTTATCAGAATTCCAGTTTATTTCATCCTATACTTAATAGTCTCTTACCACTGAGGattaaatttggaaatttttttctaataaagtgCCTTCTGATttagtatctattttattttatttagtttatttgctTGATAAGCTAATTAACTGgtgatgtatttttttcatttaaatttccaAACAGACAACTTGGGAGTTAGTGTTCACAAGTGATTTCTGTTCtgggattcttttctttctttcagcatttttttcttcaattggcATTAGAGAAATAATGAACTAAAACTAGCTGAAAGCACATTGCGTGAAGAGATTGTCAGGCTTGAGAAGAGAATGAGAACATTAAGAAAACATGACTTTTAAAGAAGGTCTGGTTTTCAAAATTATAAGAagttccacctcaaaaaacaaacaagaaattcaagaaataccAATATTTAATTGTTTTCACCACTGGCTGATGAACAAAATGAATGGGTGAAAGTGAAAAATTGCGAAAGTGAAGCACCCGCCTGTCCTAGCTTGGTGACATGCTATTGTCACAGTTATTTAAGGTTGTTTCGAATCACACATGAGAGATCTTCAACAGAATTTATATAGTCAGCTGAAATGTTTTGATCTAAATTAGTAACTAAGTAATAATTATCAGCTATGATTTTAAGACAGGTTTAAATGAATCCTCATTAATCTATTCAGTTGAAAAATGTTATAGAGAATGTTATACCAATTCGCTTTTATTTTACAATGCATTTTCTCCTCCATCACCATGGGGATGTATGTAGGACTTAGTggggaaaatagaaaatgcacatttttaatgtaacccttttttaaaatctttttttctttcttcaagacagggtctctatctatcacccaggctggagtgcagtggtgtgatcagagctcactgcagccttgaactcctgggctcaagtgatcctcctgcctcagtgtcccaagtagctgggactacaggtgctcactactgtgcccagcccctattCATAGTGTAACTCTTTTGGCAGTCTTCTAGTCTGATTTTGGGGGCTAGTTAGCACTTCGTATGGGGCTTTGAACTAACTGGTTGCCCCATTTTAttcaaaacaggaaagaaaaatcccAAGGGTTTAAAACTTGGGTGTGCCACTTTCAGAAAGGGTTAAAATCACTTGACTAAACCAAGAAAAACACTTGGGTCAAAGTAGAGGTAGCTAAATAAGCTAAATAACTCCAGAGTTTAAAGGAAATGCTTACATTTTTCCTAAGCAGTGTGATGATAGCTGGTTCTAACTTCTGATTCTACCATATGTAACTTTAAGATGATAAATACGAAGAAATTACCGAAATGAAATGGTAGTGACTTCTCAGTTGGTGGAAGTacatcttcttatttatttattgataagactgggtctcactctgtcgcctaggctggaatccagtggcaccatcacaagtcactgcagccttgactttctgggctcaagcaattctcccacctcagccaccccagtagctgaggtctgcaggtgcacatcaccaagccgggccaatttttctttttttttaatttctagtacAGACGAgctctcgctatgttgcccagtctgatcttgaactgaagctcaagtgatcctcctgccacagcctcccaaagttttgggattacaggtgtgagccaccacaaccagtgTATTCTCTCTTTTCAAAAGAGCAGTTATTGGAACAATGCGAATGGTTTAGGACATGGGCTTATGGGGGCGACTAGGTGGAATGTGTGTCAGCCGCTTGCTGGCCTCACCTTCCATGTTTCAGCACGTGTCTGGGCCTCTTGGAGAACAGCACTGACAGAATGTGCAGCCTGGGGCATCTGTCCATTGGGCTGGGAGGTGCCTGTTTTAGGTCCTGAGAGGGAGGAagccagaaaagaaaagtgaGTAAAGTATTTTCAACATTCTTGAGAGTTAATCTGAAAATACAAAGCAGTTTACATCTCTAAAGCAAGGATACTTGTTGGCTAGttcttacaaaaatataaaaataaaaacaaagcaaagaaagcaaGTCACAGGCACGGCATGGTACACAAGACCTTATGAAAAATCTGAGGTTCTGTGACAAAACGTTATATGAGATTCAGCAAAAGGTTCAGGAAGGTGAGTCCAGTATTTGATAAACCCACCGAGGAGAATCTGACTAATGGGCATCCTGGAGAATaacagtatgttttatttttggctGAGcctggtgactcaggcctgtaaccccagcactttgggaggccaaggtgggtggatcacgacatcaggagttcaagaccagcattgccaagatggggaaaccccatctctaacaacaatgacaacaaaaaaaatacaaaaattagccgggcatggtggtgtgtacctctcacctcagctattcaggaggctgaggcagagaattactggaacccgggaggtggaggttgcagtgagccaagatggtgccaccacactccagcctgggtgacaaagcgagactccatctccaaacaaacaaacaaacaaacaccaccaccacaacaaaaactTTTCAGTAATCGAAGAACAcagggctccagcctgggtgagagagcgagaccttacctccagaaaaaagaaaaagaaaacagatgttataggggtgtgtgtgtctgggctGAGTTGAGTTGGGGAATTCGAGCCTGATCATCAAATGAGAAATATATCCGAATACTGTCTACAAAGTTCTGTTTTTATAGAATGTGTTGGATGTGGTTAGAACAGGAGCACCGAGCTTTGAATACGTGTTGGACTTTCTCCTCCACTTAGTACCTGTAGATGGCTGAGCTGGCTGAGCCGGTGCAGCTGCACTGACTGTCCCCACATTTGTCCACCGAGAGGCAAGTCCAGCCTTTGCCATGGCCCGCTGGTAGTTATCATAGAGAGTCTTCCCATACTGGGAAGAGAAcacaaaggaagaaggaaaggaagccaTTTATCCCAAATTGTGCACTCAACTGCAACAAACAGCCATAGAAGAAAAAAGTACTCCATGGCTACTCTGTTCACCACTTGtctgagttattttttgtatatttcaattaaaatttaacaaattgtTTTTCACACAGTCATTTTCCAGATTAGCAGAATCAGTTAATTTTTTCAACTACATATTAGAGGAGAGGTCTGGCCACTCAGTTCTGATTACATATGTCTTCATGTAACTCGATTATAGATTCCATCTTGCAGTTTTTAACTGTACACTAGTCTTGCAACACTCGCCATGAGTAAATATCCAGTTATTGCAGAGATCCATGTTTCTATCACTCCCTGTGTTTAGAAAACCCATTGGGCAAATAAACTCAATTTCTGTGGCTGAACCCAAGGATGGGCCAACTGCTTCACAGCAGCAGGAAAACTGTGCCCAGGTCAGGAAGTTGGTTGGCAAATTCAAGACAGGGTGAAGTCCAAAGACTCTCTCACCTTGGCTATCCGTATTCCCATGACCCACTGGTTAAGGGTTCTTGCATCATCAGAGCAGAGATACTTGATATACTGGGACTCCTTCTGAATTTGGGGGTGCTGGAAAGAAGCAGTTTTGAGACAATGTATTCACTTGTCATGTATTTGGAGGTCAAAGCACCTgtcaggaaattttaaaaaactaacaatACATGTGATTTGTGTGGCAAAAATTACTGGTTGCAATGTTAGGATCAGGAAGAAGAAAACTCTTAAAAATGActaaattttgaaagaatttaagAGAGCTGTTAtgtgttgggaggctgaggtgggctgatcacttgaggtcaggagttcgagaccagcttggccaacatggtgaaaccctgtctctactaaaagtacaacaacaacaacaacaacaacaaagttagccaggcgtggtggcaggtgcctagaatcccagctactctggaggccgaggcaggagaattgcttgaacctgggaggcagaggttgcagtgagccaaggtcacaccactgcactccagcctgggtgacagagtaagactctgtctaaaaaaaaaaaaaaaaaaaaaaattgttatatgACCATAGTAAGcacatctttaaaaaacattttttttttgagacagggtattactctattgtcctggctggagtggttcaatcatagttcactgcaaacctcgaactcctaggctcaagagatcctccctcttcagcctcctgagtagctagaactacaggtgcacaccaccatgttcagctaattaaaacattttttttatagagatggagtctcattatattacccaagctggtctcgaactcctagcctcaagtgatcctcctgcctcagcctcccaaagtgctgggattacaggcatgagccaccatgctttgcCTGTAAGCACTTCTTACTATATTATCAATAATTTCATTTATGCCGTTTTAACTTTTGAAAGGTTTTCATATCTATCGTGTCTCCATTCCCACGGGAAATCTAAGCTGCTTCTCCATTTCTCAGATAAGGGAACTTACCTGCCATAATTCTTATGCCATAGGATTAAATGCCTACAGGAATTGTAGTTTTTTTTAACTCCCCAAACCTGGTTCTAGGGTTATTTATGCTTCCAAAAATTCAGAGTTTTGTGATGACCTTCATTTCTTAACTACTATCTGCTGCCCAAGTGGGCCAACGGCTTCCAGATGGACAGCGTGGGGAAGGAATATTTCTGTCTATTGCACTTAGGGCAAGTGGCACTACGCAATGGTTCCGGTTGCTGAACAGGACTTCCACAAAGATAACAAGGAAATGGCCAGGCATGAAAGAGAAACACCTTTCGCTCCTCTTGATCTTTGGTTCAAGATCTCGTTGATCTTATGGTTTATTCaggtgtattttttattattattttttaagacagagtcaaactctgttgcccaggctggagtgcagtggtgccatcatggctcactgcagcctgtaactcctgggctcacgcaatccttccaccttagcctcctccTCTGTAGCtggggaccacagacatgcatccattcttgtttttttcttttctttctttcttttttttttttttaacgtttccaggctggtgttgaaaccctggactcaagtaatcctcctgcctcagcctcccaaagtgctgattacaggcatgagccaccaaccccAGCAGTTTCTGTTTTATGTTTCTGTCTCTGATAGACTGTGTCTTCCATGAGGGTGCGAACTACTTCTGTCTTATTCACTGCTGAAGACTTTCAGTGCTTAGCGCATGGCAGATATTCCAGTCCAGATGTCAGAATAGTTGAAGGAAGTCAACAAGCACATCATTTCCTGTTCAATTTCTTGTAGTCATAAAGCAAGGGGCTGGCAACCAAACCCAGGTTCTAAGATATTAATATGTGCCATATAAGTTTTCATGGGTCATTACaagatttattatattttctttttctttttttgagacggagttttactcttgttacccaggctggagtgcaatggtgcgatctcggctcacagcaacctccgcctcctgggttcaggcaattctcctgcctcagcctcccgagcagctgggattacaggcacgcaccactatgcccagctaattttttgcatttttagtagagatggggtttcaccagttgaccaggatggtttcgatctcttgaccttgtgatccacccgccacgacctcccaaagtgctgggattacaggtgtgagccaccgcgcccggcccggtttattatattttattatgtagaaAAACAATTAGCAACCACAAGCatcacatgtgtgtgtttgtgtgtggtgtggcaccatttctttcttcttcctcctgtcCTGCTGGGATAATCCGCAGTTGCGGGTGGTGCAGAAAGTGGAATGGAAAGCCAAGAGAGCTGGAAGCATCTATCTGCTATTCActtggcaggaaggaaggaagctgtCCATTTCCTCTCTTAGGGAATTGCACAGACCTCTCCACTTCTCTCACTTTCGATCTGAAATCACTGACCTCCAAGGAAATGGCTATTCTCAAAGTTGATCTAGGCAAAGGGTCTCGTGTCTTTAGACTTCAGTTGGAATCTGACTGGCAGTGTCTAGTCACCCTGCGGGACTTTCTAATGAATGACTCAGCCAGCAAGAGCCTGTGAGATTGTGATCTTTGTCCAGAAAGGATAACAAGACCCTTAGAGGCTCCAGGAGCTTGACGAGAGTTTAGTAATTTttggtt harbors:
- the LOC103791230 gene encoding LOW QUALITY PROTEIN: amyloid beta A4 precursor protein-binding family B member 1-interacting protein-like (The sequence of the model RefSeq protein was modified relative to this genomic sequence to represent the inferred CDS: inserted 2 bases in 1 codon; deleted 2 bases in 1 codon) translates to MSEYYFDGKEKAFRPIIVALMARACNIHHNNSQHVQASQRTIALIAEMIHTASLVHDDVIDDASSRRGKHTVDKIWGEKKAVLAGDLILSAASIALARIGNTTVISILTQVIEDSVRSEFLQLGSKENENERFAHYLEKPFKKTASLIANSYKANFYLDNREKKKKETSEKMNAKNKESLLEESVYGTSVIVPELEGALYLKEDGKKSWKRRYFLLRASGIYYVPKGKTKTSRDLACFIQFENVNIYYGTQHKMKYKAPTGYCFVLKHPQIQKESQYIKYLCSDDARTLNQWVMGIRIAKYGKTLYDNYQRAMAKAGLASRWTNVGTVSAAAPAQPAQPSTGPKTGTSQPNGQMPQAAHSVSAVLQEAQTRAETWKDKKPALGNHHQPGMPRAPQAPKSSLPLPLQCGGPPDTSSSPATTPKAKGTGGRGFLAPPVDFLPPPPPMDHPELPPPPPXDFMEPPPDFVPPLPPTCAGTEGSELPPPPPPPPPLPQPPHALDPNSARLPFAVAKRPPMPPKRHENPAPPGGAGGGEQDFMSDLMKALQKNRGNVS